A region of Stigmatopora nigra isolate UIUO_SnigA chromosome 6, RoL_Snig_1.1, whole genome shotgun sequence DNA encodes the following proteins:
- the enam gene encoding enamelin isoform X2, translating into MEKAVILMYLFVTCSAAPVPKSQSNEIAAHANEALRLMEMYRMLQQQGIVASPFLPATEIPAMEAAPELLPAEPAEAVIEVNAVPEEAATIVPASPTAGQTVGDASEEEEDAKPALKEASVVAPPNSDEAEETEENEEAEEAIVIEAQAAKVPAVNSAPKAPQAAEVAVGEGAAEAAATNAAAPLADTTTV; encoded by the exons atggaaaaagctgTCATCTTGATGTACCTGTTTGTCACTTGCTCGGCTGCTCCT GTTCCGAAAAGTCAAAGCAATGAA ATTGCAGCGCATGCCAATGAGGCCCTGAGGTTGATGGAGATGTACAGAATGTTACAACAGCAG GGAATTGTCGCAAGCCCTTTTCTTCCTGCCACTGAAATTCCTGCAATGGAAGCTGCTCCTGAACTTCTTCCT gctGAGCCAGCCGAGGCAGTGATTGAG GTGAATGCTGTGCCAGAGGAGGCAGCTACTATTGTTCCCGCCTCTCCCACTGCAGGTCAGACAGTTGGAGATGCatcagaggaggaggag GATGCCAAACCGGCTTTAAAGGAAGCTTCAGTGGTTGCCCCCCCGAACTCTGATGAGGCAGAAGAGACGGAAGAAAATGAAGAGGCGGAGGAGGCGATTGTGATCGAGGCTCAAGCAGCAAAGGTGCCAGCTGTGAATTCTGCCCCTAAAGCCCCCCAAGCTGCTGAAGTGGCGGTTGGCGAAGGTGCCGCAGAGGCTGCCGCTACTAATGCCGCTGCTCCACTGGCTGACACGACCACAGTGTAA
- the enam gene encoding enamelin isoform X1, with protein sequence MEKAVILMYLFVTCSAAPVPKSQSNEQIAAHANEALRLMEMYRMLQQQGIVASPFLPATEIPAMEAAPELLPAEPAEAVIEVNAVPEEAATIVPASPTAGQTVGDASEEEEDAKPALKEASVVAPPNSDEAEETEENEEAEEAIVIEAQAAKVPAVNSAPKAPQAAEVAVGEGAAEAAATNAAAPLADTTTV encoded by the exons atggaaaaagctgTCATCTTGATGTACCTGTTTGTCACTTGCTCGGCTGCTCCT GTTCCGAAAAGTCAAAGCAATGAA CAGATTGCAGCGCATGCCAATGAGGCCCTGAGGTTGATGGAGATGTACAGAATGTTACAACAGCAG GGAATTGTCGCAAGCCCTTTTCTTCCTGCCACTGAAATTCCTGCAATGGAAGCTGCTCCTGAACTTCTTCCT gctGAGCCAGCCGAGGCAGTGATTGAG GTGAATGCTGTGCCAGAGGAGGCAGCTACTATTGTTCCCGCCTCTCCCACTGCAGGTCAGACAGTTGGAGATGCatcagaggaggaggag GATGCCAAACCGGCTTTAAAGGAAGCTTCAGTGGTTGCCCCCCCGAACTCTGATGAGGCAGAAGAGACGGAAGAAAATGAAGAGGCGGAGGAGGCGATTGTGATCGAGGCTCAAGCAGCAAAGGTGCCAGCTGTGAATTCTGCCCCTAAAGCCCCCCAAGCTGCTGAAGTGGCGGTTGGCGAAGGTGCCGCAGAGGCTGCCGCTACTAATGCCGCTGCTCCACTGGCTGACACGACCACAGTGTAA